The Chryseobacterium glaciei DNA window TTTAACCAAATAACAAACTTTAATTATGAAAAACATCAAAAAACTTTTAAGAAAAGATCTATCCAACATTCTTGGAGGTGGCGGAGGTGGTTGTCACAGTAACGGAGATTCTGCCTATTGCTGGACAGACTGCGAATGCACCTTCGGAAAAGCATGCGAAATGAATGACGATGGAAATCCCGGACAATGCATCGCTGTAGGCGGAGGCGGTGGATCTGGCGGTGGTGGCGGAACTTATTGTCCTCCCGGGGATGATCGTTGTACGGAACAGCCTTTTTAACAAAAAAACCACTACGGATTGTAGTGGTTTTTTTTAAATTAATCTAGCTCAAAGTCACAGATTTTGCGCAGCAGGAGCGGGGAAGCAATTACTCTTGGACTTCAACATTTTTCTTATTAATATTATCCTCTTTAGGTGTTGTTAAATCATCAAACAACATATAAAATGAGAATATCATAAATATTATTGCAACACACATAGCAATAATAGAACGATAATAAACATATATTTTTAAATAATCATCTTTCGGAGATTCTAGGCTTTCTTTTTTATAGTTTTTAAAAACCTTATATGAGTATAAAAAAATTCCTCCTCCTAATAAGAAACACAAAAGAAATTTAACAAAAATGTGTTCTTTTAAAAATTCATCCATACAAATCTATTTAAATTGTTCTAACTTAATTGCTTCGTTTAGTCTTTGACCCGCTGCGCAAAGTCTGTGACTTTGAGCTCTATTCATTATAATTATTATATTTCCAAAACTCATTTTTCTTAGTTACATCAATTACAGGATTATCTGCCAATTCTACATCCAATAATCCATTTCCCAAAACATAATTACTTGCAGATGAATATATATAATGATGTGCCTTATCTACCAAACCCGCTCTTATAGGATTTAAATGAATATAATTAAGCTTATCCCATAAAAAGTGCAAAGTATAGATTTCCTCTGCATGATTACCATACTGCTAGAATTGATAGGTTTTGTTTCTACTATGACTTTCTGTTGATTTGGAAAATCTTTCAATCATCCATTCTCGCCTACTTTCCGGTTCTGTTTGTATTTTCTCTAAAATATTCTTTGATGTAAACTTTTTAAAATCCCTGATTAAATCTGATAGTTTACCTTCTTTCGATTGTACAATTAAGTGAATATGATTACTCATTATGACATAGCCATACAATATAAGACCTTTATGTTCTTTACAATATTTTAGGGCTTCAATTATTACATCTCTATAATTCTTTCTTGTAAAGACATCAACCCAATCCACAACTGTACAGGTTATAAAATGTGGCTTCTCCTGATCTCTTATAATATAACCTTCTTTCATCTTTTTGTTTTTATATAATAAATGTAAATAATTTTCTTTTAATGAAAAAACCGTTACTAAGTTGTAGCGGTTTTTTCATTAATCTGGCTCAAAGTCACAGACTTTGCGCAGCAGGTTTCCCAGATCTCTTATAATATAACCTTCCTTCATCTTTTTGTTTTTATATTATAAATGTAAAATTAATTTTCTTTTTTATGTAAAAAACCGCTACTAAATTGTAGCGGTTTTTTGTTAATTAATCTGGCTCAAAGTCACAGACTTTGCGCAGCGGGTAGCAAATATCGACTTTCTCAAAAACTATTATTTAATTCGGTGATAAAATTAGTTGGATTTTTATTTGAATATTTAATTTGTATAGAATCTCCTACATTTTTATTTGTCGATTTTTGCATTCCATCAGACCCTGTTACCAACTCATTATTTACCTTAAATTTTACATCGATATGATGCCCCTTGTATAAGCTAATTTTCGTAATAACACCATTAGTTATTGAGAAGTCATTATTGATTTCTTGTATTTCTTCCCCTCTCTTTTGGGATATTAAGTAAATAAGAGTAATAAAAAAACTTGCAATTCCTATCATTACAAAAGAAAACTGTATATATTCTTTTTTAGAAATTTTCTTTTTTTCCATATTTTGTAATTTATTTGCCTATATTATATTTATCCTTTATTCTATCAGAAAGATTCCCTCTTATTGCGCTATTTATAAGTCCACCTGCACCTTGACTTTTTATAGCTTTTTGAATATTTTTAACGTGTACCGTATTTGTATGAGCAGCATTTGAAATAGCAATTGCTTTCTTTAAATTTTGTTTTGCAGCTGTAGTTCTAGCTCCATACTGACCAGTCCTTCTGACTACTTGATTATAAGTATTTCTTGCATTTGCAACTTTTCTAATTGCATCTATTTCTTTCTTTTGAAATTTTTCGACAGCTTTATCTGTTAATCCTCCAGCTTTTTTCCCGGCATAACCACCAAGCTTTCCTCCTGCATAATCTATAACTCCGTCATAAACCACCTCTTCTATTTTTTTTCCACTTCCAATAGATTTAAAACCGTCGTCCTCAGAATAATCAACACTTGCCTTTAATACTATTGCTGCGTTTTCTGCAACGCCTGCAAGTGCTGGATTAAAGCCTATTATTGCTCCCTTCCCAGCTTCTATACCAACGTCTGCCCAATCTACTTTATTTAAAGATTTACCTGATAATAATTGTGAGCCAAGCTCAATACCTCCTAACGCAACAGCTCCAATAATAGCTCCTGCAACATTCTGTTTTCCATTAGGGTCAACATATTTAATTGGATTTTGATAGCAATATTGATATGGATTGTTATTTCCAGAATTGTATACTCCTCCATTATGCTCACCTTCAATGTAATGCTCTTCGTTATAAAAAGGGTTATAATCAGCCAGCGGATCCACATTCAACCAAAGAGAAACCCTAGGATTATAATACCTCGCTCCATAATATAGATACCCAGTTTCAGCATCAAGTTCCTTGCCATTAAATTTGTAAGGGCTGTTATTACTGTTAGCATTATGATTTTCTACAAATACCTCTCCACTTGGGAAGTATTCTATGTTTTGAGTTACTTCTCCATCTGCTCCTGAAATATAACTACTAGACCCTAAATGATCGGGATGGAACCAATAGATTTCCTTCTCTTTACCTCCTGCATAATTGTTTACACAATTTCCGTTATATCCCGCATTCTGTCCGTAATTAGGAGGTGGCGTGATGTTATTTTGCTGCATTACTGCCAAACTTTTTTGGGTAGCCGTTTGCAAAATAGTATTAGATAAAGTAACAGGGTTTATAGGCGGCGTACTTCCTGCAAATGGTATGATCAACCAATCACAATTGAATGCTCCTATATTCTCACTTGTCCCATTTTTAGTTACTATTCTTTGACTTCCTGCATAATAATGTTTTGTATAACGAGGTATTGTTACACCTCCCAAACTATCAAAAGAGAAATTCATTGTCAACAATCCATTTGGATAAATAGTCGCTGAATGAGATGTTACAATAGGTTGCGGCCATGTACCTGACTGTTCACCTCTTGTTCTGAATAACATCCCTGAATACAATACATCTTTGATAATTCTTTCTCCACCAGCGTCATATGTATATATAGCTGCTCCATCAACTTCCGGTGTAGAAGGGTTAGTGTCTACGAAACGTAAACGGTTTTCTTCATCCCACTGATATACTGTTTTCTGTTCATTAAAAGTACATGTTTCTTGCTCAATTGTCAGTGGATTTCCTTTTGCATCATATTTATAATGCTGGAACTTCACTCCCGGATCATCCGGATTACAACATGTGGAAGAAGGCACAATATTAGGTTCATCTACAATTGTTGTCGGTGCATGTGGATGTGATGGGTTGTCATATTTATAATTCAGTCTGTAAGATGTTGGTTCCATTGCCGTCCAGTTGTTGTTGGTAGCTCCGGTTGTCCATTCATGCTTCTGAGTTTTGCTCATGATATTGTGCATGTTATCATAAGACATCACAACAGTATAACGGTGACGTTCTTCTTCTGCCTGTGTATTAATACCTCTCCAGTTTCCTGAAGCAGATGTAAGACGGTAAAGATCATCATACCCGAAAGCATAATTAGTTCCTCCTCCTAAAAGACCATTTACAACAGGTGCATTGTTATGAATCT harbors:
- a CDS encoding transposase, with protein sequence MKEGYIIRDQEKPHFITCTVVDWVDVFTRKNYRDVIIEALKYCKEHKGLILYGYVIMSNHIHLIVQSKEGKLSDLIRDFKKFTSKNILEKIQTEPESRREWMIERFSKSTESHSRNKTYQF